A stretch of DNA from Perca flavescens isolate YP-PL-M2 chromosome 11, PFLA_1.0, whole genome shotgun sequence:
cttttttgtgtgtgtgtgtctgtgtgtgtgtacgtgtgtgtgtgtgtctgtgtgggtgtgtgcatgtgtgtctctgtgtgtgtttgtctcttttttgtgtgtgtctctttgtgtgagtgggtgtgtgcgtgtgtgtctgtgtgtgtgtgtgtgtgtgtgtgtgtgtgtctgtgtgggtgtgtgcgtgtgtgtgtgtctgtctctgtgtgtgtttgtctctttttgtgtgtgtgtgtgtgtgtgtgtgtgtgtgtgtgtgtacgtgtgtgtgtgtgggtgtgtctatgtttgtgtgtctcttttttgtgtgtgtctttgtgtgtgtgtgtgtgtgtctgtctctgtgtgtgtttgtctcttttttgtgtgtgtgtgtgtgtgtgtgtgtgtgtgtgtgtgtgtgtgtgtatgtatgtgtcacATTATGAATATGAGGACATTACCTAAATATAACTATTAGCTGAATATACAGGTGACCAGCCTGACTGAAGGGTCTTTTTCTATACATTTTATAGTATAGATTATCTCTTATTGAGTTCCTATTTGTATCCTGTGTataaactttaaaatgtgtttttgtgtgtattttatgcttattttttaagtattttcttaatgttttgtctgtgtatttttctgtacttttGTATGGTATTTTCTTTGAGTTCTTCTGTGCGTTTCCTGTATATTTCCGGTATAGTTTTGGCATACATTTGTTCATATCTTTCTGGATTTGCATGTTTACACTTGCGCTGTAAGTTTATGAGAGACATTAAATCTTACATTCTGATGCTACTgaagttttaaataaaattatgttGTTATCAGAAACAGCTTATTACTCAGAGGACTTCATTACTCTGAAATAACTACGTAATAAAGTGGTGAAGCAGTGAATACTTGACGCGGAGCCTCCGGTGTCTTTGTCTTCTGCAGGTTACGAGGTGGACGGCATCCACGAAGCTGCCGACGCCGTGGACGCAGTACGGAAAGCTGAGGGCATTTTTATAGGTGAGTAAGAGCcaaagggaggtgtgttcaggtgcattctgggcgtgctggtcttacagggaggtgtgttcaggtgcattctgggcgtgctggtcttacagggaggtgtgttcaggtgcattctgggcgctgggtcttacagggaggtgtgttcaggtgcattctgggcgtgctggtcttacagggaggtgtgttcaggtgcattctgggcgtgctggtcttacaggaggtgtgttcaggtgcattctgggtctgctggtgtgttcaggggaggtgtgttcaggtgcattctgggcgctggtcttacagggaggtgtgttcaggtgcattctgggcgcgctggtcttacagggaggtgtgttcaggtgcattctgggcgcgctggtcttacagggaggtgtgttcaggtgcattctgggcgctggtcttacagggaggtgtgttcaggtgcattctgggcgctggtcttacagggaggtgtgttcaggtgcattctgggcgctggtcttacagggagttgtgttcaggtgcattctgggcgcgctggtcttacagggaggtgtgttcaggtgcattctgggcgggctggtcttacagggaggtgtgttcaggtgcattctgggcgcgctggtcttacagggaggtgtgttcaggtgcattctgggcgctggtcttacagggaggtgtgttcaggtgcattctgggcgctgGGGAggtcaggtgcattctgggcgctggtcttacaggtgtgttcaggtgcattctgggcgcgctggtcttacagggaggtgtgttcaggtgcattctgggcgctggtcttacaggaggtgtgttcaggtgcattctgggcgcgctggtgttacagggaggtgtgttcaggtgcattctgggcgcgctggtcttacagggaggtgtgttcaggtgcattctgggcgcgctggtcttacagggaggtgtgttcaggtgcattctgggcgcgctggtcttacagggaggtgtgttcaggtgcattctgggtgtgctggtcttacagggaggtgtgttcaggtgcattctgggcgcgctggtcttacagggaggtgtgttcaggtgcaacacacacattcttgtACTTGCTGCCTAGTAAGGACCAagtaaacgcacacacacacacacacacacactcagtcactcAATGCTTTATAAGTCAGAACAAGAACTTTAAATTGGATCCTGAACTTGATCTGCAGCCAGCGTAATGAGTATACAACAGGAGGGATTAGTGAGGTCCTGCTGGACCTGGTCTACAGCCTCGCAGCAGAGGTCTGGACCAGTTGTAGACGGTCCTGGGACGACTTGCTGAGACAAGTTCAAATGGAGTTGCCGTAATCAAGCCGGGACGATATAAAACCATGAGTGATCATCTCAAGCTCAGAATGAGAAACAACAGCTCTTAGTTTTGGCAATGTTTCTAAATTGAAAGAAACATTATTAGGGTCTGCTCCCTCTTATAGCCGAAgctgaagacagattcagcaactagatacacacacacatacacacacacacacacacagagacacacacacagagacacagagacacacacacacacacacacacacacacacacacacacacagagacacacagacacacacacacacacacacacacacacacacacacacacacacacacacacacacacacacacacacacacacacacacacacacacacacacacacacacacacacacacacagacacacacacacacacacacacacacacacacacacacacacacacacacacacacacacacacacacacacacacacacacacacacacacacacacatacacacacacacacacacacacacacacacacacagacacacacacacacacacacacacacacagacacactcacactcacacacacacacacacacacacacacacacacacacacacacacacacacatacacacagacacacacacacacacacacacacacagagacacacacacacacacacacacacacacacacacactcactcacacacacacacacacacacacacacacacacacacacacacacacagacacacacacagacacacatacacacagacacacacacagacacacacacacacacacacacacacacacacacacacacacacacacacacacacacacacacacacacacacacacacacacacacacacacacacacacacacacacacacacacacacacacacacacacacacacacacacacacacacacacacacacacacacagacacacacacacacacacacacacacacacacacacacacacacacacacacacacacacacacacacacacacacacacacacatacacacacacacacacacacacacacacacacacacacacacatacacacagacacacacacacacacacacacacacacacacacacacacacacacacacacacacacacacacagatacacacacacacacacacacacacacacacatacatagagacacacacacacactcacacacacacacacagagacacacacacacacacacacacacacacacacacacacacacacacacacacacacacacacacacacacacacacacacacacacacacacacacacacacacacacacacacacacacacacacacacacacacacacacacacacacagacacacacagacacacacacacacacagacacacacacacacacacacacacacacacacacacacacacacacacacacagacacacacacacacagacacacacacagacacacacacacacacacacacacacacacacacacacacacacacacacacacacacacacacacacacacacacacacacacacacacacacacacacacacacacacacacatggcctattcctctcttcaaatgttttcagaaacatgttttttcagtgaactatttcaGTCCGATATGAGATCGGATTCTGAATGAGCCACCATTagagtctggctttgaatttccggagaaaacaaacacatgtgacgcgttcgtccaatcagctgccggttgtcATTTCCTGGGCAACAACACAGAGTatcgccgcctgctgttatagagctgtgttacgtctcgtctcgtcttcTTGGTGTGTTCtctggcactttttggaccaacacgggggagaccgatcatttcgactggctcTACTGTCAACCGTCGATTatatgtgtaagcagctttagtcgattagtcgactaatcggtggttttggtctcaGTCAACTTTAGATCTCTTTACTCCATTAATCATgtctgatgctttttttcatgctgaatgacttatttccaagaaacgtacgagcacatctctggtaaacacgagaattaaagtggtgcttttagcacgactctttacggagaaactcagatttacagatctgtcgatttaaatcaactaatcgattagtcggcaCAGTTGAACGAGTGTTAGTCgattaagaatttctttaatcgagcacagtCCTAAACATTATGCGTCtccccccccaatgttgaaactAAACTTACGCTTATGGCAACAGCAGAGCAAGGCAGCAGGGGTTGATGTTTAAAATCCCCACGTCCTCAAACTGCACAATTTTTAaacctcctcttttttttttctatccttTCTTCCCTCAGATTTCTGTCTTCCTTTCCTCCCTTCTGCACTTTCCTTCATCCCGTATTACTGTTGAGACAGAATACAATattatacaaattaaaaaagggaaaataagTTACAGCAGGGCTGTTAAAACCTGAGGAAAGGGTGTCCTGTTTCTCTAAAAACATGTCTCCTTGATTCCTCTCTCCTTGTGTCGGCAGTGGGATGGACTAGCATGCAAGGAAAGGACGCAAGtgagggttgtgtgtgtgtgtgttgtgtgtgtgtgtgtgtgggtgtgtgtatgtgtgtgtgtgttagggctgccacctcttagtggattagtcgactaatcggtcgttttggtcttagtcgactaagagttctttagtcgattagtcattttttatgcttattcatgcttaattactcatttccaagaaacttctgagcaaaTGTATcttaaacacaagatttaaagtggtgctttttcaggattaattgtggagaaactcagttttacagatggttaattaactacatttatattgtgcttttctagtcttaaccacctctcaaagcgcacagctctgtcaattaaatcaactaatcgattagtcgacaaaatcctagaagtgttagtcgactaaggagttctttagtcaaggacagccctagttgtgtgtgtgtgtgtatgtatttgtgtgtgcatgtgtgtatatttgtgtgtgtgtgtgtgtgtgtgtgtgaaaacatggatgCTATTAAGGGAATTTCCCTTTTCTGTCCTTGTTTCCTATTATTCTTTCTTcattcctcctcttcctgccaccttctttcctttcctttaccattgttcccttcctctcttccctcATCCCCCTGTTTTCTCAGTTATTCTGTAGTTTACCtgcagatgtgttttttttttttttttttcaggaggAAACACTTTCCGGCTGCTGAAGAGTCTCTACGACAACAAGGTGGTGACAGAGATCCGGAGGAGAGTGCTCGAGGTgaatcgcacacacacacacacacacacacacacacacacacacacacacacacacacacacacacacacacacacacacacacacacacacacagacagacagacagacagacagacagacagacacacacacacacacacacacacaccatacctgcaaactcaaaagcgctgaaaaaggtgacacattttATATGCCAGAGAATTTCTCCATAATTCATCTGCAGAAAAGCTGATGTAGCCAGGGGCTTTTCAAAGAAGCCAAGccctgcccttcaatagcatttattggccaggcatccatgcttacacaaggtaacgtaacccaatttgttcaggtcctatcccctgaccaatcggctatcctaaccttaacaacACTGCCGTAATCTTGATTGTGATTGGCCAATAAATCATAgatgttttattgtgaagaagaaCGCAGTAGGTTTTTGGAACTCCCGTTTATACACAACCCCCCTCCAACTCTTCGGGTTTACACGATTcgcgtggatgacattttcccattcaaaacggcgattttcgctgaaaagcgactagtttgcaggtatgcacacacacacacacacacacacacacacacacacacacagagacagacagacagacagacagacacacacacagtattatatctgactacacCCTGActtataaacatgttttatggGCCAATGATAAAAATCACACAGGTTCCTTCAGAATGACTTCagcattcatttaaaaaggttTCCCTAATGGGGACCTCAGTTTTTGTCCCCACATCGCAAGAGGTCCCCACGACGTGATTGCGTAAACAAGTTAGTGTCCCCACAACGTGTTGAATAACagaacttacacacacacagacacacagacagacagacacacagacacacacacacaagcacacatacacacagacagacagacagacagacagacagacagatgcacacacatgcacacaagcacacacagagacacacacgcaagcacacatacagacagacagacagacagacagacagacagatgcacacacatgcacacaagcacacacagagacacacacgcaagcacacatacacacacacagacagacagacagacagacacacagacacacacacacaagcacacatacacacagacagacagacagacacacacacagagacacacacacacaccatacctgcaaactcagaagcgctgaaaaaggtgacacattttatatcagacacacacagtattatATCTGTATCTGCGTATACGAAATACAgacgtttgttgttgtttttacttattttttaattatcacGTTTTGAAACAGTGTCACTGTTCGAGTTCGTCCACCAGAGAGCAAACGTCTGTTGTCAACTGTTAAAGAACCAATTAAAGGGACATTCCTTTAACCAGTTattcccccccaccctccctccctctcctctgcaGGATGGAGTCCCCTACATGGGCTCCAGTGCCGGCACCAACGTGGCCACCTTCAGCATCAACACCACCAACGATATGCCCATTGTCTACCCTCCGTCCTTCTCCGCCATCGGCCTCGTCCCCTTCAACATTAACCCCCACTACCTGGACACTGACCCCAACAGCCGCCACATGGGGGTGAGTCAGAAGAAACAACCATTTTCTAACTCTTTCAAACATTACTACACATTTTAACTAGcgctggaagaagttaaggagaaaacacaagactttcacccaggaaacaggtgttcatgtcctggaagaagttaaggagaaaacacaagactttcacccaggaaacaggtgttcatgtcctggaagaagttaaggagaaaacacaagacttccTCTGGCAGAAAGGGAACAACGTTAGACTATTTTAAAACTGTACAGCTGCTGATGTCAAGGTTCAAACATGTCAGATCCCAGGTTCATCATCACATACTCAGCTTTTATTCAACCTGAGGGGATGAAAGGATGATAACTGATAAACTTTTGGACTCGACCCATCAGTGGCGGCTAAATCATCATCAATCAGGGTTTTACTGCCTCCTTATCTACACGGAAAAGTTTTTTCCCAAATTAGTATTAAAGTCTGCAGCGGCTCAGTGAGAAAACACCAACACAACAAAAGTAGAAAATACTCCagtacaagtaaaagtcttgcattcAGAATCATCCTATGCAAGTAAAAGTATTATCAGTAAAATATACTTCAAGCAGTAAAAGTAAGGACTCAACTGTGTCCACTTTCATCTGGTGTTACAAGTGACTCTGATTTTGTCTTCTGACTCGAAAAGACATTACATTCAGTTAGgtttttggggcaatttggttgaaataaacccatatttgttatatagaaacttttgaaaacaggtcaaatttgaccggaggacaacatgagggttaacaGGACTAACATAACAGTCATTGACAAACTACAGCAGTCGTCAACACAAAATATAATGCAACTATCAACTATAGCAGTGAAGTAGAGTGACCTTAAAACAACTTTATCTATTTAGCTGATAAAAAGTGATTTGGCCCGATTAGCAACAGCAGTTGCAACACACTCATGGAGGTGATTAAGTCACTTTAAAACCCTTAACGCCCTTTTGCCCCCACTTGCGTCAAAAACACACCCAGAGTCATAACTCAGTCAAAtatgaacacacagacatgaaaaaCAAATTTGCAGATTCAGTGTGACTTACATGTTCAGGGGAAATAATTATCTTTGTTATATACGGTGAATAAACATCCATAAATCTGCCTagaaataattacaaaaaatacaCTCCCTATAACTGCAGAACTTGCCTGAGAATCtacatgttttaactttttcgTGCGTATGAAGTAATCCAGTGAGAGTTGGCTGTACATCCATGTTTAAACTGCAATCAGGAGCTGATAACAGATGATTCGGCATACTTCTGATGGACACAGTTTGATTGAATGTGAATAAATCTAGGCTAGAACAACAGGGCCTGGTTGGTAACCTTATATTTCATTTGACTTTGTTATTGTTGTGCAGGAGACCAGAGAGCAGAGGATCACTCAGTACCATGAAGAAGCTGACACGCCAAGTGTCCTGGTGAGACTACAAACTCCAAACTATTTCCATGTTTACCTTTTGTTTGTCTCGATAGtcactgtaatgtactgtacatgtctcTGTAGACATGTACAGTAACACTAATCCCAACAACTGTCATGTCATACTTTCAGTTCCTCTTCTTAAATGCTCGCTTCCAGTCTGCCATTATTTAAGATCACTGATAAAGGATGAGTGggaatgttgaaaagctagcaagatttgaaagATGCATCTCCTCGGGGGCTCCGTCTAACCCCTCAATCTGCATCTGCAGCCTTTGTAGTCGCTgctttttcagactttcttttctttgcctttttagCAGGGCACAAGTAACTGCAGCAGTGGCAACTTTTGTACATAATTTCCTCCCTTTACAGGTacgcttttattgtgaaaaattgGCTGGAAGTGTTGACttcatttaagaaaacaatatcTGATGGCAAACTGCTGTTGTTATCTTTGCAAACTGTGAACAGTCGATTGGAAATTATTTGTCAACATAATTCATGTAATCAATGATCTTTGGGTTGATAATGATTGTTGTAATGATGGCAATAGAGCTGTGGACATTTACCAAACCAGCAATTATAGCAcaatgttttcaatgtttgaTTGGCTTTATTTATTTGAGATGGCCACAGACAAATACCGGCTTTTTATCAGATAATTTACGGTCATTTTGTGCCTCTTCAGGGTCTGAGGGAGGGATCCCTGCTGCTGGTGGAGGGAAACAAAGCCACACTACTGGGAACCACCAAGGCCAGACTCTTCTCCAGGTAACGTTAACACGTCTCTTTCACACATCATGCACTGCACATTGCCCAGAGGGGCTTTATGCACATTACCCAGAGGAGCTTTATGCACATTACCCAGAGCTTTATGCACATTACCCAGAGCTTTATGCACATTACCCAGAGCTTTATGCACATTACCCAGAGGAGCTTTATGCACATTACCCAGAGGAGCGTTATGCACATTACCCAGAGGAGCTTTATGCACATTACCCAGAGGAGCTTTATGCACATTACCCAGAGGAGCTTTATGTGAGAaccaggcccccaggaagtgcgCCGGGCAAATTGAAGCAAATTGCACATAAGCTGCATCTCATGGCCcttatttgtaaatgtaaatggactgtatttatatagcgcttttgtAGTCTgaatgactactcaaagcgcttttacatagtacaggaaccattcaccattcacacacattcatacactgtggccgaggctgccatacaaggtgcttACTGTTACctcagtaaaagtctgtaagtatcattaggaaaatgtagttaaagttaTCATTAAAATTAAGAACTCTCTTCACATTTTAGAGAGTGTAAAGGAttcaaacagttgtgtgtttaatggtcgacacacacacacacacacacacacacacacacacacacacacacacagttgtgtgtttaattgtcTAATCATGTCAGCTGGGTTTGTAGGCTGTtttattgttggctagtttactttagaataaaacatcagatgttataaactacatgtgttctgtgtgcaggaatcttattgtgtaaagtaactagtaactaaagctgtaacagatggatgtagtggagtaactaaagtaactagtaactaaagctgtaacagatgaatgtagcggagtaactaaagtaactagtaactaaagctgtaacagatgaatgtagcggagtaactaaagtaactagtaactaaagctgtaacagatgaatgtaaagctgtaacagatgaatgtagtggagtaactaaagtaactagtaactaaagctgtaacagatgaatgtagtggagtaactaaagtaactagtaactaaagctgtaacagatgaatgttgcagagtaactaaagtaactagtaactaaagctgtaacagatgaatgtagtggagtaactaaagtaactagtaactaaagctgtaacagatgaatgttgcagagtaactaaagtaactagtaactaaagctgtaacagattaatgtaaagctgtaacagatgaatgtagtggagtaactaaagtaactagtaactaaagctggaacagatgaatgtagtggagtaactaaagtaactagtaactaaagctgtaacagatgaatgtagcggagtaactaaagtaactagtaactaaagctggaacagatgaatgtagcggagtaactaaagtaactagtaactaaagctggaacagatgaatgtagtggagtagaagtagaaagtggcatgagaagaaaagactcaagtaaagtacaagcacctcaacatttggacttgaGTAAATGGTACAGTTAGGCTCCACCCCTGAAAACCAGTAACAATAATCatgatgtgttttgtgtgttttaggggAAAGCCCACAGTGGAGTACGACCCCGGTAGTGACCTCAGCTTCCTGCTGACACATTGACCAATCAGAAGAAAGCAGGACGTGAAGCTCTCACCATGTCACAATGTCAAAACTgaataaacattttaatgagAAATCTGTTGGGTTTCAGTGATGATGTTTTCTGACTTTAGTTAAGTACAAACTTGAGGTACTTGTTCTTTTCCTTGAGTGTTTCCATGTTCTGCtcctttctacttctactccactacatctcagaggtaaatattgtactttttactgcactacatatatctgacagctttagtttctTGTTACTTTGCAGACGAAGGTTTTACGTACAACACAAGATACCAGAGCATCATGTTTTAtatgtaaaatatatcaaacagTACATAGAACCAGTCGAACCATGTCATGTGTTCAGCAGGGCCACATATCTTTGTTGGCGTGTTTGTGTCACGGAATTGTCAAGGGATAGACAAGACAAGGCTTGCACCCAAATGCAGTTAAGAAGGTTATTGAACAACAACTTAAAAACAAGAGTGTCCAGAAGTtggcaggcaggcacacacTAAAATAATCCCAAAAAGCTTGAAGACCAGGGGGGgcttttggggacattggaaatgggtttgaatgggctcttcgccagactgacttgcagagcaaatctcaaatttcccggaagtttgtcagggtttacccaggatACACGACAACAGCATACGACGAACAATAATACCACACCAGacagagacaacacagagaGTAAATACACGATGTAACGAGGAGAAACGAGAGGCAagtgacacaagggctgggaaacatcAGGCAATCACAACAGCGAAAAAACCACAAGACacaaagtaaaacaagacacgcgaagacagaaaac
This window harbors:
- the si:dkey-69o16.5 gene encoding alpha-aspartyl dipeptidase — protein: MKRRLLLVSNSTLHGSGYLDHCQQHISHFFGKDVKRILFVPYALHDRDTYTKTARDKFKTLGYEVDGIHEAADAVDAVRKAEGIFIGGGNTFRLLKSLYDNKVVTEIRRRVLEDGVPYMGSSAGTNVATFSINTTNDMPIVYPPSFSAIGLVPFNINPHYLDTDPNSRHMGETREQRITQYHEEADTPSVLGLREGSLLLVEGNKATLLGTTKARLFSRGKPTVEYDPGSDLSFLLTH